A stretch of DNA from Anopheles nili chromosome 2, idAnoNiliSN_F5_01, whole genome shotgun sequence:
TTGTAACTCAAAAGAATagcaaaattataataaaaaacaaattgttttgaACCCATTCGTTCTACGCTGATTGACttgtaaacaaaaaccataTTAAGTTTTACAAATAATTATGTCTGAGAAAAAATTGAGGAGAGAGATAAAGGAAGGGGAAGAGAAAGGAAGTGAAATATATAATGCCTGAGATGTTATGCCACTATCAAAATGATTGCTCATTTTCCCTGCAATTTCCCAAACCTGAGAATCCATCAAAGCACAGTGCATTCGATCATGTCTCGTAGTCgaggaattttaattttagctTTGCGCGTGCACATCTTGCGCATGCAGGAATGGGTTTGAAGCGCCGCCGTTACGAATACAGTCACGATCGCACGACGTGGAGAGCTACGTagggaaaatcggaaaaccaCCTTATGACCACCGATCGCCCGAAGCGCACGCTCGCGTGAATCTCCGTCTCGTTTTTCGGCAGAACTCTCAAAAATTTTCGCGACGTGTCTTTTCCACCACAATGTTCATCGTGCGTGAGCGTTCAGTCGTTGAAGATCAACGAACAAACGCTGTGGTTTTCATGTAGGGCGGTGTTTCttataaaaaaagatacaaaaatcaaaagtgACATAGAAAGCCAGGAATAAATCGAAAATATATTGTGCATTCCGAATACCAAGCTAGGTGGTGCAAATTAAACGTCGGTCTGGTTTTCAGTAAAACCtacttaaattttttttcgacgttTTTGCAAGGTGAAAAATGTGATCTTTTCTGATCTTGTGGCATCCTTTTCGAGCGTTCACCCTCCCCAAGAATGTACCACTAAAAGTGATTAAAGGAACTAGCTCATCACGCGACACTTGCAAAAATCCCGTGGCGTAACGCCGAAACCGATTAATTAAAGAACGAGGATCATTGCACAcaaagagaaatgaaaagGGGATCAGTAGTGGAATTTACTAAATTGCGCGTACGTGGGCTACGTGTGCATACATTTGTGTGTAGTATACCCACGAAGGGTTCTGCAAAATGTGAAATTCATTGATAGTGCGTGCACTAGTCTACGCGTTTATTCAAATTACGAGGGTTACCAAAAGCTTATTTTTTATACGAGCTATATAATCGATAGTGCGTGATTGCATGTGTTTGTACCTgagcaggagcagcaaaaataaaaaaatactaaatgATGTGTAGATATTTACTAAAATAtcaaaagtgaacaaaaatcAACGCGAAGTTCAAGAAAAGTTTGTCAGGTATTGCGCTCAGAATTTTGTCTCTGCTGACCTACTTATCATAGAATGCAGTTTTATAcattttcatatattttacCGACACACAGTGCATTTATACCAGtatattgaaaaattttccGTTTGCTCATCCTTCCACATGTTTTACAAACATGTTTAGTAACCTTTGCAAGTTGCACTCGGAGCAGTTACTTATCTATCTTACAAACCTACGCAATACCTCtcacatacaaacacaaaatcacacacatgcacaccgaTACGTATTTGAACgtgtttaaaaatatacaaatatatgTTTCAAACGATCATATCCACAATTCTGAAGTAAACGTTGGGCTAAATCCCGGGTCATGCTCATGCACTAACACTGTGACCAAGGCAAGTGACGTCATTCGAGAAAATTAATGGATCGTCCACGACTGCTATACAATTGTTTAGTCTAACATTATTACAAAATGTCTAGCTTATCAGTGGAGATCGACGCAGTGCCTAAACATTTGTTCTGAAATTCATCTAGTTTTCGACTATGAAACGAACAAATGTAGTAGAGTGATAATCCTTATGCCcttgtttgcaaaacaaaccccaacgTTAGACAATCTTTATGGCACCCATGGCATTCGCGCAGCGCGAACAACCTTCAAaattttgttacttttttgaatGGCCTTCAATGAAGCTGCTTTCTCGGCATTTTAGTTTCACACGATTGCCGAAGAACACCGATCGCAGGGTTGACATCACAATATCAAGTTCGTAAGCAAAATGATGCTGCTTTTGTAActatatatttaaaattaatctaGAACCAACGAATGAGACTAATGCGATCCAGTGGAGGTTAATTCACGATTACTACTTACTATTTTCCTAGACTTTGTTGTTGACAAACAGTGAACGACCATCCGCCTCCATTTCCGAACTGTATGGAGACACTACTACCAACATGGTCGACACATCCGttgaagaaaagcaacaccatTTTTACGAAAAGTTATTCTTAGCAATAAAGCCTGCCATGTGGATCATAAggaaatttcaaaattattttgttgcttgtttaaaaattgacatttttttataacaatatCTCTTAGAGTGAATTTATGATGAATTTAGTGAAAATGGTGGAAAGCTCGAGAGAGAGTAATTCTTTGTATTAACGAGCAGTTGAGTATTTCTACGATATTGTTCGTCATTGGTAATGCAGTCGCAACGTATTAAAGAAGTTAAATGATTTGTTTCGTCCAAATTATGATACCAAACCTAATTGCCGTAATAGGGATTTGTAATTCAACATAAATGAAATCAGAATTCTATATGATATGTTTTGCGTAGTGAAATCTTTGCGTATATTGTCAGTCACGCGTATAccgatatttttatttttagacgAAAGTTTAACACGTTTATTAACGCGCGACAGCACTGTCTCTTTCGATGTCCTCGAATCGCCCAAGAATGTATGACAAACGGTGTAAAAGACGTCATCAGATACAGCCATCGACGACAAAAACTAAGATCCTCGGAATAAACCAGTGATCGTATCATTGGAAAAGTTGTAATTAGTGCATTTCCATTCTAATAACATCCATTTTAATTGCATCCACATTCAAATTTTCcagaataaaattaaaattcatctGTTTTAATTTGTCAAATGGTgtctatttttaatttttatagtCATCCTCATTCTATTGTAAATAGACAATCAAAATCACCCCTGAGCAATCGCAGATCAAAAATAACTCTTTTATCGTTAACCATAAATAGTACTTCAACACGGTGTTTGTGATACAGGAGTGAAGCAACAGAAATAAAGCCCTGACCATTCCTACCATCGGGCACTTGGGTTAGTTGAACAAATAGAAATCCTAGTACAATTTATCGCAACCACCGGTTGCTTGTAAGTTCAAGATGCCAAATAGTCGTCCTCCTTGGCTGAAGGATCGTCTAGAGACGgttaacaaaaatgtacctCCTGCTTGGACCCGTAAGGCAAGTGCAACGCCAGCCACTGATACCAAGGAGTCTTCACCGTCCGCCAAATCCAAATCCATTGAAGAAACTCCCGCCGCCAGTACGAAAGCACCAGTAACAGCATCGACCGGCATCAAGAAATCGGTCAACCCGCCTGTAAAAGAAAACGGCGAAACCGGTGCAAAGACTACAGCCACGGGCAAGCTACAATCAAAGGAAATCAAAGTTCCAGTTCTAGTAGCTCAGAAAAAACCGGTGAATCCTCCGCCAAGCAAATCCGACGCTTCGCCAGTCCTGAAAAATACAACCCCTGTCATGACGGTGCACCGCGAAGCagccaaaccaaaaaccaaatcGGTACTCAAGGAGCCAACGCCAGAACCcgacgaagaagatgaagatgaatacgaagaggaagaagaggaagaggaggaagaagaaggcaGCACCGAATATGAGACGGAAACTGAATCGGAAGAAGAAGTATCTCCTCCGCCACCAGTAAAATCGGCGCCTAAAAAACCCGATCCGAGTGAATTAAAGCGTCAGGACGCCGTTTCAGCGCAGTCCCCAAAGCTACCGGTGCAGTTGCGCAAAGTAACGCCAACAAAAAGCCCCGAAAAATCCGACACTGACAGTAAGCCCACCTCTAAGTCCGTATCGGAAAAATCTTCATCTCCGGAGTCGAACACATTCGTGAGACCCCCGCTTAAAAAAGTGGTACGTCCTCAGCAGGACGCGCCGCCAAAGGAGCGATCGGCATCGCCAGAGCCTGCAAAGAACTTCCGCGTGCAGTTACGAAAAGTACCGTCGAATCTCAAGGCCCCACGTGTCAAAGAAAAATTGCCAGAGGTGCAGCTAAAAAAGGTAGAAAAGCCACTCTTGGAGGATATTccgaagaaagaagaagccTACCCGCACAAACCGTCTATGTTGAAATCGGAGAGCAGCAAAAGAAGTAAGTCTAAAATTTACGAACCAATCCAACACCATGTTTCCATAACTCTTCGTCCTTGCTATGGAAACTGCAAAATCGTGTTCGAAAAACATATAAATCATTCTTTTATTCCATTGTGATGGCAgttcctccaccaccaccgatgccaAAGTCCAACATACCGccacctccgccaccgccaccaggcATGAAGCCACCTCCAGATTTTAAGAAGCAGGAAATATCTGATAAGCAACTGGAAGTGCTGGATAAACTAAAGTAAGCACTACACGCAGCTAGCATTGCTATAGCCGTTGGTGGCAAATCATAATTCATTTTCTGCATTTTCCACAACCATCCTTTATCGTTTAGCATTGCGTAGTGTATTGCCGTAGTAAagcttcttccttttcctaCTAAGTTTGAAACATTTCCTGCTAAAAACCGAAACGTATCTAACACGCCATTTTTTAATCGTGAATCGTCAAACACCTCGACTAACAACTAATCACATGTTACCTTTTATAAATCTTACATTCTTGCAGACGACGTCCACGTCGACGTCCGGACTGGTCGGATATGATGAAGGAAGttgaaaagggaaagaaactCAGACACGTTCAGTGTAACGACAGGTATTGACTACATCAACCAGAGGGCAAAACTGGCGCTAACTTCTGTTTTTAATCAAAGCTTTCTTTGGGCCCATTCTTCAAATGTTTCCTATAGCTGATATTGTTATCTCTCCTACTGTACGTTACACTGTCGCTTTCGATGTGATTTATGATCCCAGAAATCTGCTGTGTACAGCTTACATTAATAAGTACCCGCCTCGAACATTCAataatttgttgttttttgttttatttccttctaATTGTACTCTACAGATCACACCCCATCATAAACTCTAAATCTATTACGAAGGTAAAGGATCAGTTCATcttcgaaacggaaaaagcCACAGCGCATAATCAGCTGCTGAAGCA
This window harbors:
- the LOC128730444 gene encoding DNA ligase 1; protein product: MPNSRPPWLKDRLETVNKNVPPAWTRKASATPATDTKESSPSAKSKSIEETPAASTKAPVTASTGIKKSVNPPVKENGETGAKTTATGKLQSKEIKVPVLVAQKKPVNPPPSKSDASPVLKNTTPVMTVHREAAKPKTKSVLKEPTPEPDEEDEDEYEEEEEEEEEEEGSTEYETETESEEEVSPPPPVKSAPKKPDPSELKRQDAVSAQSPKLPVQLRKVTPTKSPEKSDTDSKPTSKSVSEKSSSPESNTFVRPPLKKVVRPQQDAPPKERSASPEPAKNFRVQLRKVPSNLKAPRVKEKLPEVQLKKVEKPLLEDIPKKEEAYPHKPSMLKSESSKRIPPPPPMPKSNIPPPPPPPPGMKPPPDFKKQEISDKQLEVLDKLKRRPRRRPDWSDMMKEVEKGKKLRHVQCNDRSHPIINSKSITKVKDQFIFETEKATAHNQLLKQIQGGIQLKPTKCNDRSKPILEGLRKFRRQMTLEEQLAKSESRANLEAPPADEEEDELDDIDKVRDDLQSTKQMLAHELRNNEALERENKRLLVRVQNLEAELSRERWNPLSGEERTTVTGPQSDLIQSLKDEALEAQNQSKQLEDKYQTVAKELDTAYKQVDEQKRKLAELERKLQCLTDDDFYLSEQQGVTDDRRATESAQKESSPELQPEEEEEEEDEEDEEKKAEKIAKRLNREVNMLQARLTRLKEKQEEKHAERQALKYAMKTNQYALKAEKKKYKKLQKEVEKMAAMMKMEDDDDDAAEPKEPAVDDPEDEEQEEEEEEESESEESESESENESENEAEDAPDAKKKINLDPRVKRHEARLASLKKGNYLLQANVDRIKDEISKVREECCTLQTDLDNVIADLG